From Aegilops tauschii subsp. strangulata cultivar AL8/78 chromosome 5, Aet v6.0, whole genome shotgun sequence:
cttcacttgaAGCGGGGGTGGAAGTCATTCGCCCTCGCTCGTGGCTTGAAGAAGGGgacgtcctctacttcaagtatGGCGGGGCCGGCACACTCTTCATGAAGATCTTCGGGGTCACCAGGTGCGGCCTGAAGCGCTGCATGGAGAGCGACGATAGCGACACCTCCCATGACGACGACGGTGATGCGCCCTCCTCCGACGGAAGCGAAAGCAACAACTCCCCCAGCGTCAAGAGCGAGGACGAGGACTCCAACTAGGATGCGGTCGACACCCGGGCCTGTGCCTTGGGGGAGGTGGCCTCCGCCTGGAGCTTTCTTTTGTTTCTTCTTTTCCTACACACTGGAATGATGTgggccccgtgggggcgtgtaagggACTGTGGCTTTCGCGTTTTAAACTTGACGCTTCTGCTGTTTGAATCGTATATTTTTATCTGAAGCTCCCTCGCGAGGCTTACTCCTCTTTTTTTTGCTTGCCCGAATTCTCTACACCGTCAGGACCCAGCCCCCGGGCGAgcctcagccgccgctggtatgttAGGTCGCGATACCTAGAACAAGGCCTGGAGGTGAGAGTCACCGGGAGCTAGTAAGGGCTCTAGAGAAGCGATGCTCTAGGaacccccttttaacgtgcaagcagCTCACGTGAAAAAGAGGCGACGAGGTTCACCTAGGTCGGGAGAAGAAGGAACTCTTAGCGATGATAGTTGCGCTCGTGAGGTGGTTTGACTTAGCTTTCGCGAAGAGCAGTGATGTCCGGGCCATGACCCGTGAATGCGATCGCCCGAGAGGCTCAGGCCCCGGAAGCCTCATTAGCCATCTCCGTTTGGTGCGCGAGGCGTTGCCTGCATGATCCCTAAGCGCTTGGTTCCCGAAGTAACTGCATGCGGGCAAATTTTGGGGTATGGGGAGTGACACGCACTTGCTGACTTACTCGCGACTGTTTCGCGAGGAAACGAGGCACCAAGGACCTTGGTGAGGTGGTGTGTATGGGGGCAGGCCCGCAAGCTAGAGCTCGATCGCTTGGATTTATCAACGCTACAGGGACAGACCCGAGCACAGAAGTCGTGTCATAGCCCCCGCTCACGAGACGGTCAAGAGGAGAGTTGCGGGAGCGCATCGCTCTCAACGGTGACGCGTCACCGAGCACATGGTTGAGCAGGCAACACGAACTCATTAGGGCGTAACCAGATTCAACACATGACCAAAAGAGCGAGGAGGATGCAGGGACAGACCCTGAGCAGCTTGAGGATGATGCAGCCCGTGGGGCGCCCTCAATTTTGAACAGACCAAAAAATCACCTGGCAACATGCTGCTGTAGGAGCGTCGGGCCGCTTGTCAAGTGCGCCACGGGGGTTCGCCTCTCAGGAGCCGAAGGGCTCGTGAGGGGCTGGCGGCTCGCGAGGGGCTGGAGGCTCATGAGGCGCCATCACGAGGTGCGCCAACCTCtggaaggtggcgccggcgttcacCAAGCCGACGGGCATGCGAGGTGTAGCTGGTGACGAGGCCCCTGCTCAGGCCGATGCGTGATGGCCAAAAGAGGTCCTAGGAGCTGACCCTGTTGAGGCTCGTGAGGTCGACGCACATGCCGACCTTTTCACCCTTCTTCGGGGCGGCAACTGGGTTGGCGGGACATGCAGGGCGACGCTCGCCATGGATGGCCCGAGCTTCCCACAGCTTGCCAATCTCCTGGGCGATGAACCATTGCTGCTTTGGTGACTAGTGTTGTGCTCCTTGCTTGATAGGACGTCCATCAAGgcatgcctccaagtggtgcccgaacACCTCCCTTGGCATGCCGGTCAGGTCGGAAGCTTTCCAGGAAAAATTTCCCAGGCCCGCCCGATGGTAGGCGTCGAGCGTGTCTTCCTATGCAAGAGGGACTAGCGCCGACGATGATGGCAGGGCTCTGGCAGCTGCCACCAGTTGATGCCTTCTTTGCCTCAGGGCGATCTTGGgagagtagctgcttcttcttcgtgGGGCAACAATTGGAGGCCTGGTGACGCCCTCGCCATCAGAATTCTTGTCCGCGTTGGTCCGATAGGCGTGCTCGAGGGAGCAGACCGCGTCTTTCTCGTCACAGGCAACGGTGATGACACCACTACTTTcaggcatcttgaggacgttgtagccatggtgggtcgctgccgtgaacttggctagcgccgggtacccaaggatggcgttgtacgggaggccgatgtgcaccacgtcgaagacgatgagctcggtgtggtagttgtcgctGGTGCCAAAGGTGATAGGGAGGTGCACTTGCCCCAAGGGGGTGGTAGACCAATCCGTCACCCCGTAGAAGGGCCTGGTTGGCATCAGCTGATCGTAGGGCACCTGGAGCATCTCGAAGGTCCCGATGGAGATCACATTGAGGCCGGCACCCCCGTCGATGAGGGTCCTGGTGACAGTGACGTTGCTGATGGTGGGGGTGCACAGTAGGGGAGCGCGCCGGCAGCGGCCTGTGGTCCTTGGAGTCAAAGGTGATGGCATACTGGGACCACTTGAGGGGTCGTACTGCCTCAAGCCTCGGGAGTGCAGCATTCACCTCGCGAGAGAACTGCTTGAAGAGGTGGTTGGACGCGGGGGCCTGTGCTCCCTAGAGGATGCAGGCTATCGTGCAAGGCTCTTGGTAGCCACCAGCCCCCTCGTCATGTTGGTTGGCATCGTTCCTCCGGGGCGAAGGTGGCAGCGGAGGAAGAGTAGCATTTGCTTGAGGGTGCGCCTCGCAATGCTGATCAcgccaggcgccctcgcgagccTGGTCGCGCCAGCCCTAGCCGGGGTTGCCGTTGAGTTGTCCCATCGGCCACCATCGCGGCCGACTCCATGGCCGGTGGTGCGGTTGTTGTGGTCTCCACGGCGGCCCAAGCACTCGTCGCAGAGTGACTTGTGCTCCTGGCAGTGTTCAGTGTTGTGGGTGCGCACGTTGTGGTAGACGCAGAACGGGCAGTTGTCCTTTTCGAGATCGTCGCAGTCGCGGTgatgacccacaattataggggatcaataatagtcctttcgataagtaagagtgttgaacccaacgaggagcagaaggaaatgacaagtggttttcagcaaggtaatttctgcaagcactgaaattatcggtaacaggtagttttatagaaagataatttgtaacggacaagtaacgttaacggtaaataaagtgcagccaggtagcccaatcctttttgtagcaaaggacaggccaaaatggtcgcttataataagcaaattgttcttgagggcacacgggaatttcatctagtcactttcatcatgttggtttgattcacgttcgctactttgataatttgatatgtggatggaccggtgctcgggtgctgttcttacttgaacaaacctcccacttatgattaaccccctcgcaagcatccgcaaatacgagaaaagtattaagataaaatctaaccatagcattaaacatatggatccaaatcactCCCTTAcaaagtagcgcataaactaggatttaagcttctgccactctagcaacccatcatctaataactactccacaatgccttcccttaggcccaaagatggtgaattgtcatgtagtcaacgttcacatgacaccaataagggaatcacaacatacatatcatcaaaatatcgaacacatatcaattcacatgattacttgcaacgtgacttctcccgtgacatcaagaacaaaggtaactactcacaaatgatattcatgctcaagataagaagggtattaaatagcataatggatctgagatataatcttccaccaagtaaaccatatagtaatcaactacaagatgtaatcaacattACTAGTCACCCacgggtaccaatctgaggttcctatacaaagattgaacacaagagatgaactaggagaggagatggtgatgttgaagatgttgatgaagattggcctctCAAAGATGACAGGGTTGTTGGTGATggcgatggcttcgatttccccctccgggagggaagttcccttgACGGAATTGCTTCGCCggagggaaaaagtgctcctacccaagtttCGCCTCAAGACagtggcgcttcgtcccgaaagtcctctccttattttttctagctcaaaagaccttatataccagaagatgggcaccggaggtgggctgggctgctgtcggagtaaatgaccatggGTAGCCTCATCCGGCTCCCttggtatttcaagacatcggggctggtTGTGCCCCTCAAACATCAAAGACAAAGGACCGCCCTCTTGgggccggctggtccaagcggccggctgctaGAGGACGGCGGCATCTAGAAGACGGCCACGGAGtggggccgactcctagcaggcggcctccagagaggccggttCCTAGCAGGCAGCCCCTCGTGCCCTCGAAGTTAGCACCCGCATAATTACGACGAggcggggtgtggctacagtgcagCCTGCCACCCTGAATCCAAGGCGGAGCGTGGCCACAGTGAAGCGTACTGGGTGGACACCCCTCGCCCGAcacggcactgttgccatgcaacccatgacatcacccatggcagagaaagccatgctcccacgacggactgtcggtacggcccgcagaCGGCGGGCCGAACCTGTCCGTGAGAAGCCAGAAAATGGCGACCCCTGATCAGCTGGCTTGTGGGGAGGCCGACTCCTGACtaggcggccctccccctcccttgGAGTCTGTGCACCGTTAACCAGAAGAgacggggagtggctacagtgaacgcccaccaggcggcgggactgtagccacccCGACAAAGCACACATCATCAGCGGCACGGCTACAATACTAAGCAGCCGGCAATACCTGCCAGTGAcgggagcggcctgtcggccaagtacaagatagccggcgggacccaccaggcggcgggtcccagctgccggcggagaagccggcgacttGAGACACTGACAACCGGGTCCTACCActcggccagattaccattgtacccctggggggtaggcgtatataaaccccccagggcacccatgcaaaagGTTCAGCCCCTGAGATACTACACACACCACGTAGAGGGAGGAGTAGAGCTAGCcctgcccttcttcctcctctagccaaacagctcaaggagcacttgtagtcACTTGTTGAGTTAGTGATCTTGcgaagaccccgcagagcaggaatAGGGGTGtcatctcctaggagagccccgaacctaggtaaagtGCGCCGGCATTCGTGAAtacgccttatcccgtttccaggcaccggcgacgtcttactagctcccaccatgataagccatcctttggcatacgTCGCCCCAAACCCCccacatttggcgcccaccatggggctaggtgcaccgtcgtccggagatctgttctggatgggaaccttgttccttcctggcgagcgcagccagcccggcacacCCAATGGCGTTTGCGCCGACGCGCTGCATGTCGCGGAAGTCGCCTGCGCGGCGATCTGCCTCGCCTATCTTGTCGGCGAGATCCGCCTCTCCAACGAGCCCGCACCCGACGCGGGAGCAGCTAGCTCCGAGAGCTGCCTCATCGACCTCCCTGGCAAGCTCCACATCGCCAATGAGCCCTCTTCCGACCTAgagtcgatcggctccaccgacccaatgcttgtcgactccgacacggcatccctcaacgccttccccaccaacgtggtggtcatcgACGATCCGCGGATAGCGGCGCACCTtcacggaggtgctcgtcatcagccatgACAGAGCATCTGGCGGAGCCACTCAGGACCCGCTGCAGGCGGCGCTACGGGACCTGTCTGCACCCATAGCGGAAGACGCTGACGCCGCGAAGCTGGAAGCCTACCGCGTCTCCCTCATCGAAAACGCCAAGAAATTGGCTACCATGAGACGCCTCTCCGAGGCCTACTAGCGCGAGATCGACCGCGCCATCGGCGGCACGCCGGCTGCTGGCGGGCCGAGCCGCATAGGCACGGTCCGACAGCGCGGCGCTGCCATTGCCAGCATGTTCGGGGTTGACCGCCCTGTCTATGCCAGGCCCGcagagaacatacgagctgcccaggtgGCAGCACACGAGCTGGATCACCTagagggcgacgagcgtcgctACATGATGGAGCGTGTTTAGCAGCTCATCGATGCGGCTGTCGCACAGCAAGAAACTGGCTACCGCGCCGAAGAGCCCGGACGGCGGGTTGAGAATCCCCCCGCCAAGACCAAGGCGTGACCTCCCAAATGCCGACAGGCGGCGTCCGCAACAGACGAGACcgagagccggctgctagccatAGCCACACAtgcctcaccatcgagcgcgaccaagacggtcGCCCACGAGTAGTGGAACGACGGGATGActgcccgccgcctcctcctccccgcaggGAGAGGCGCGTTTCCCCGCTGCTTGTTGAGCACCCGACTCTCGGCGACCGGCTGGGCCGCTgtgaaggagtcggagagaatgatgccagccaccggatcgaccgccttgctcaatccctggcgttagaagaagaagacgcgaTGGGCACAccttgtttcggcccccgcattcatgacaagcccttccccaaaggattcTCACTCCCacgagacacgcccaagtacaacagCTCCGTGAAGCTAGAAGATTGGCTGGttgactactccacggccgtcaacatagcgaacggcaacaagcgcgttgccataaagtacgttccgctcatgctccagggcacgacccagacatggctgaacagcctgaagccctacagcgtcaacagctgggtAGACTTCACCGAAGTGTTCATCCGcgacttcaccagcacctacaagcggccgcccaagcctcgctAGCTCTCGCTGCGTGTTCAAGGCCCGGACGAGTCCACCCGCGACTACTTGACACCGTGGGCTGAACTGCGCAACTCCTGTGAAGGGGTGCACGAAgtgcaagccatagagtacttcaccgcccgGTGCCGAGAGGGAACCttactcaagcaccgactcctctgcgatgagccgaccacccttgacgagctgctgatcacagcggacaagtacgccactgccgattCCTCCATGAAGTCGGAGCTCCAAGTGAATGCTTCCAGAAAAGTGCTCCCTCCGGCTCCTCGAACGCCGGCTGGAGACAACAGTCGGCGCCAGCAGCATCCGatcgacaacaagcgcaaggccccgcagccggcttccaccagccgACAGGTGGCACTAGTTGAGGATCAGCAGCCGGAGGGACAACCCTTAcccaagcgtcagaagggcggcaaTCCTGCTTGGTTGCCTGCCTTCTCCTATGAGAAAACCcttgatgctccctgcaagttccacagcggcgcaaagccgtccaaccacaccactcggaagtgccactggctcacccgaatCTCCAAGAGCGAAGGACtgctgcctcctccgcctgccggcccgccgccgcctcctcctcagcATCCGGCGGCCCGTCTGGTAGTCGGCACCATCAAAGACGAATTCCTTGAAGAGCACGGAGCCTATGTTGTCTTCACTAGTGTGGCCGACGACAAGCACAGCCGACACCAGCAGCACCGAGAGGTGAGCGCTGTCGCTTCTGAAGCTCCAgaattcatgcactggtccgagaagcccatcagtTGGAGCCCagctgaccacccggaggtgatgccttcTCTGGGTTCTTATGccctggtgttggatgccacctttgcaacagagaggcgagctgctcgcttctcccgagttctgatagatggcagtagcagcatcaatatcctctacGACGACACTATGGAGAAGTTGTGCATCAAAGAGAAGCAGCTCCAGCCCAGTTGGACTGTCTTCCACGGTATTGTgactggcctttcctgctcaccaatcggcaagatcaagatagatgtcctcttcggagacaaagatcacttccgccgcgAAGCAATTTGGTTTGAGGTAGTTGACCTGGAGAGAccttatcatgcactgcttggccgacctgctctggccaagttcatggatgTACCGCACTACGCCtgcctcaagatgaagatgccgggaacCAAGGACATTATCACCATGTCTGGAGATTACAAGAAGTCGGCCGCCTGTGCTGCTGCCAGCAGCCGGCTGtccgagtcccttgtgattgcAGCCGAGAGGAAGCTCCTTGACCGggtggtggccatggccagcaagcagccaGACCTGTCACCAGACCCCCAGGAATCGGAACCTCAGGGccccttccagccggccaaagagaccAAGAAGATTCCCTTGGACCCGAATCACCCAGATAGGCACGCTATCGTGGGTGCCaacctcgatagcaaataggaaagcgagctcgtcgatttcctctgtgagaatcgggacatcttcgcatgctctcccaaagacatgccgggtgttctgacggatttcgccgagcacaagctacatgtccgagcagatgccaaaccagtcaaacaaccccTCTGCCGCCTgtcagaggagaagagaagaattgcTGGTGAAGGGATAGCCCGGCTTCTGACAGCCGGCTTAATTATGGAactgttctttccagagtggcttacCAACCCAGTCtttgtactgaagaagaacaacaaatggcgcatgtgtattgattataccagccaCAACAAAGCCTACCCCAAGGATCTATTTGCTTTGCctcggattgaccaagtgatagactccgcAGCCGGATttgagctgttgagttttttcgATGCCTACTCAGGTTCTCAcaagatcaagttggacccgacagaccgcctgaagactgccttcatcacaccattcaggGCCTTCTGCTACgtgaccatgacattcggcttgagaaatgccggctCCAAGTTTAAGCGTTGCATGCAAAAGTGCCTCCtcaaacaactcggcagaaatgcccacgtctatgtagacgatattgtgatgaagacggagaagcgcggtaccctcttggaagatctcaaggaaacttttgaaaatctttgtcggtttcagatcaagctcaacccaaaAACATGTGTCTTTGGAGTAGCAGTCGGCCAactccttggcttcctggtctcagagcgcggcattgagtgcaaccctgtcaagatcaaggccatcgagaggatggaaaGGCCCACCTGACTGCGAGACGTCCAGAAGTTTACCGGCTagttggcatccatcagccggtTCATTAGTCGGTTGGGTGAGAAGGCTCTTCcactgtaccagctcatgaagaagaccactcactttgagtggaacgacaaggcggacgAAGCTTTTCTCCAACTCAAGAAGATGTTCACCACACCGCCTGTTCTGGCTGCTCCGGCTGCTatggagcccatgctcctctatatcgccgccaccagccgggtggtcaacACATTCGTGGGGGTAGAACGCGAAGAAGACGGCAAAGCAATGCCAGTCCAGAGGCCTGTGTATTACTTAAGCGAGGTGATGTcagcctccaagcagaactacccccattaccagaagatgtgctacggtgtgcactttgccgccaagaagctcaagccatactttcaagagcaccccatcacggtcgtctGCACCgctccacttgccgagatcattggaagccgagatgcaTCGGGTcgagtggccaagtgggccatcgagttgcccccctacacaatcttctaccagcctcgcaccgccatcaagtcccaagcactggctgacttcctcgtcaactaggccgagacccagtacctgccgccagcacccgactccacccattggcggatgcactttgatggctcgaaGATGTGCACCGGTTTGGGAACCGGCATCGTCCTTACCTCTCCCAAAGGTGACAGGCTCAGATATGCATTGCAAAttcacttcgccgcctccaacaacgtggccgagtatgaggcgctcgtacacaggctccggctggccaaagagctcaggatacgccggatcctgtgctacggcgactcggacttggtggtccaacagtcATCTAGCAACTGGGACGTcaaggatgcaaatatggcaagctaccgcttcctcgtccagtaGCTCAGTGGATATTTtgaggggtgcgagttccttcacatgCCACAGAACAACAACGAGCAAGCTGAAgccctggcacgaatcggctccacccgtcaaGTGATACCAGCCGACATTTCCCTCCAGTGCCTCCGCAAGCCGTCAATCAAGCCTTCACCGAAATCAGAGTCTATCTTCGTGTCGGCTGCTCCCGGAACAGTCGGATCCGActcgggggctgcagcagtccgcccggggacttcggcaggcggctcggggactgcagcagtcgcacccggcccggggactacaaaACTCGGCCCGGGGGCTGtggcagtcggcccggggacttcaacaACGCAGCAAGCGGCGGCCGACTCCACCAAGCCGCCTCCCAACCCAACTGCCCTAGTTGtagtggccgtactgacagtgGAATAAGTCGCAGCACCATCATGGGCGCAGCCCATCCTCAATTTCCTGGtgaacagagagctgccggcggAAGAGATCTCGGCCCGACAAGTGCAGCGCCGAGCGGGAGCCTACACtatagtaaacagagagcttgtcagacGCAGTGTGACTGGAGTTTTCTAGCGCTGCGTAGAACAAGAAAAGGGCAacgcaatcctcaaagatatcctccaaggcgagtgcggccaccacgcggcctccagatcccttgtcgccaaagctttccgccatggtctcttctggccgactgctttggaagacgccaaggactTGGTCAAACATTGGAAGGGATGCCAGAAATTCAGCTCGAAGCAACATCTGCCGGCccctgcactcaagaccatccccctcacttgGCACTTTGCCgtgtgggggctggacatggtgggaccattcaagacagcgtgcggcggcatgacccatctacttgtcgccatggacaaatttaccaagtggattgaagcaaagccaatcaagaagctcaatggtccgactgctgtgaccttcatcgcagatatcatCGTCCGATACGATATAGCACACAActtcatcaccgacaatggcacaaactttgccaaaggcgccttggcccgtttctgcgcgacgcagggcatccgactggacttagtgtccgttgcccatccgcagtcaaacggccaggtcgagcgagcaaacggcctcattttatccggcatcaagccccgattgGTCGAGCCTCTagagcgctcggccggctgctggatcgacgagctgtcggccgtcctctggagcctgcacaccactccgaacaagtcaaccggcttcacccctttcttcctaGTGTACGGGGCcaaggctgtcatcccaactgacatcgagttcgactcacctcgcgtcaccatgtacacgaaAGCGGAGGcgaaggaagcacgagaagacggcgtcgatctaCTGGAAGAGGGCCgactgttggcactcagccggtccgccatatACCAGTAGAGCCTGCACCGATACCACAgtcgcaaggtcaagccaagatccttccaagagggagaccttgtgctccggctgatccagcgaacagtcggccagcacaagctctcagccccttgggaaggccccttcatcatcagcaaagcatTGGGCAATGACTCCTAGTACCTGATCGATGCACAGAAGCCCACAGGACGCAGGAGAGATGACTCTGGGAAGGAATCAGAGCAtccatggaatgcaaacctcctccgaagattttacagttgatgcagtatgtaccacgctaccttttgtattaagcgcAAGACATCGAgtccctcgaggagcactcgggggctaccctttttatctatatgataagtattatgcctatgaatgtgttatttcattctTCTACcaggcaccgggttcgaccagtcggcccagGGCCTTGCCGCCTTGTATTATGTCAGTGctacctgcagtcggacaagtaatgtgccggcatctaagccctctcttgccacaatccgcagctcgcagagcgaccgtccggctggcaagagttaaaggcaggaaacgatgcccacatgaaaaatggctaggAGAAAAGCATCTACATAAGATAAGCCGGCTCCCCGCCTCGtcgaccggctgctgagcagcctgCCGACCGGTTTCTTACTTAGCTTGCTACGTTCCAGTCGGCAaaagtacttgccctccca
This genomic window contains:
- the LOC141022762 gene encoding uncharacterized protein, with the translated sequence MDVPHYACLKMKMPGTKDIITMSGDYKKSAACAAASSRLSESLVIAAERKLLDRVVAMASKQPDLSPDPQESEPQGPFQPAKETKKIPLDPNHPDRHAIVGANLDSK